In a genomic window of Coriobacteriia bacterium:
- a CDS encoding flavodoxin family protein, giving the protein MKVIAVNGSARKGGNTAQLIEMVFGPLRDAGIECELIELAGKDVRGCTACMKCRKKQDRRCHGRKDFGDEVIERLQDADGIILGSPTYFTDVSAEMKAIIDRAGYVSGSNGGLFTRKVGAGVVAVRRGGAIHAFDTLNHFFLYTQMVVVGSTYWNIGIGRDKGEVQDDDEGVRTMRNLGMNMAWALEKLAE; this is encoded by the coding sequence ATGAAGGTCATCGCAGTCAACGGTTCGGCGCGAAAGGGCGGCAACACCGCTCAACTCATCGAGATGGTGTTCGGCCCGCTGCGCGATGCCGGGATCGAATGCGAGCTCATCGAGCTGGCGGGCAAGGACGTGCGCGGCTGCACCGCATGCATGAAGTGCCGAAAGAAGCAGGACCGCCGCTGCCACGGACGCAAGGACTTCGGCGACGAGGTCATCGAGCGGCTCCAAGACGCCGACGGGATCATTCTCGGCAGCCCCACGTACTTCACCGACGTCAGCGCCGAGATGAAGGCGATCATCGACCGGGCGGGCTACGTGTCCGGATCCAACGGCGGCCTCTTCACGCGCAAGGTGGGTGCCGGTGTGGTGGCGGTGCGGCGCGGCGGGGCCATCCACGCGTTCGACACCCTCAACCACTTCTTCCTGTACACACAGATGGTCGTCGTCGGTTCGACGTACTGGAACATCGGGATCGGGCGCGATAAGGGTGAGGTCCAGGACGATGACGAGGGCGTGCGCACGATGCGCAACCTCGGCATGAACATGGCCTGGGCGCTCGAAAAGCTCGCCGAGTAG